The following are from one region of the Azospirillum sp. TSH100 genome:
- a CDS encoding GntR family transcriptional regulator, with translation MPMLNKIDVESGEPIARRVYRVLRQAIVTMQFRPGQALSEQEIADQLGVSRQPVREAFIKLSEAGLLTIRPQRGSFVVKISAKQVLDARFVREAVETAVVRKACETITAAGIAELRELLKAQWDIADEPVPVRFLELDEAFHRTIAIGAECEYAWRIVEETKAQMDRVRYLSVPYATPIRRLIAQHQAVLEGIVARDPVKAEAAMGLHLREILTSLPELEGKFPDLFTLEDAGATPMPKTASRSSGRSRVAALR, from the coding sequence ATGCCGATGCTGAACAAGATCGACGTGGAATCCGGCGAACCGATCGCGCGGCGCGTGTACCGGGTGCTGCGCCAAGCCATCGTGACGATGCAGTTCCGCCCCGGCCAAGCCCTATCGGAGCAGGAGATCGCTGACCAGCTCGGCGTCAGCCGCCAGCCGGTGCGCGAGGCCTTCATCAAGCTGAGCGAGGCCGGCCTGCTGACCATCCGGCCGCAGCGTGGCAGCTTCGTCGTCAAGATATCGGCCAAGCAGGTGCTCGACGCCCGCTTCGTGCGAGAGGCGGTGGAGACCGCTGTGGTGCGCAAGGCCTGCGAGACCATCACGGCGGCTGGCATCGCTGAACTGCGCGAGCTTTTGAAGGCCCAGTGGGACATCGCCGATGAACCGGTCCCGGTGCGTTTCCTGGAGCTGGACGAGGCATTCCACCGCACCATCGCCATTGGAGCGGAGTGCGAGTACGCTTGGCGCATCGTCGAGGAGACGAAGGCGCAGATGGACCGCGTCCGCTATCTCAGCGTTCCCTACGCCACCCCGATCCGCCGGCTGATCGCACAGCATCAAGCTGTGCTTGAGGGGATCGTCGCCCGCGATCCCGTCAAGGCGGAAGCGGCGATGGGGCTGCATCTGCGCGAGATCCTGACCTCGCTGCCCGAACTGGAAGGCAAGTTCCCCGACCTGTTCACCCTGGAAGATGCCGGTGCCACGCCGATGCCGAAAACGGCTTCGCGGAGCAGTGGCCGGTCGCGGGTTGCCGCTCTGCGTTGA
- a CDS encoding mannitol dehydrogenase family protein, whose protein sequence is MQSSVSHTPPSGVPSRRLGSAGLSTLPAAVARPGYERKDLEIGIVHLGVGAFQRAHQAAYTDALLEKRFGPWGIAGVSLRSPDTRDALEPQDGLYTVAVRDAEGERLRVIGCLLDLLVAHEDPDAVLERMCRPSVRIVTLTVTEKGYCHDPATGALNEAHPDIRHDLDNPGKPRTAIGFLAEALARRRAAGLSPFTVLSCDNLPSNGDTVARILRRFAELRDAGFGAWVAETVACPNSMVDRIVPATTEADRARVSQALGVQDAWPVVTEPFTQWVVEDRFPAGRPAWEAVGVELVADVHPYETMKLRLLNGSHSTIAYLGYLAGYETVSDTMADPAFATLVRNLMDRETGPTLHMPPGADMEQYKDALVTRFRNPALRHRTWQIAMDGTQKLPQRLLNPIRDRLAAGESIDRLALAVAAWMRYVAGTDEKGQPIDVRDPLAAKLAEIAAATVGKPDQLAEALFGLIAVFGEDLPRDPRFTAPVIAALKRLFADGARAVVAATA, encoded by the coding sequence ATGCAATCGTCCGTGTCTCACACCCCTCCTTCTGGCGTCCCGTCACGGCGCCTTGGCTCTGCCGGCCTTTCGACCCTGCCGGCGGCGGTGGCACGGCCGGGCTACGAGCGTAAGGATCTTGAGATCGGGATCGTCCATCTTGGGGTCGGCGCCTTCCAGCGCGCCCATCAGGCAGCCTACACCGACGCCCTGCTGGAGAAGCGGTTCGGACCATGGGGTATTGCCGGGGTCAGCCTGCGCAGCCCCGACACCCGCGACGCGCTGGAGCCGCAGGACGGGCTCTATACCGTCGCGGTGCGCGATGCGGAGGGGGAGCGGCTGCGGGTGATCGGCTGCCTGCTGGACCTGCTGGTGGCGCATGAGGATCCGGACGCGGTGCTGGAGCGGATGTGCCGCCCGTCGGTGCGCATCGTCACCCTGACAGTGACGGAGAAGGGCTATTGCCACGATCCGGCGACCGGCGCCCTCAACGAAGCCCATCCCGACATCCGCCACGACCTCGACAATCCGGGCAAGCCACGCACCGCCATCGGCTTCCTGGCCGAGGCGCTGGCGCGCCGCCGTGCCGCCGGGCTGTCCCCCTTCACCGTGTTGAGCTGCGACAACCTGCCGAGCAACGGCGACACCGTCGCCCGCATCCTTCGCCGCTTCGCCGAACTGCGCGATGCCGGGTTCGGAGCCTGGGTGGCCGAGACGGTCGCCTGTCCCAACAGCATGGTCGACCGCATCGTCCCCGCCACCACCGAGGCAGACCGCGCCCGCGTGTCGCAGGCGCTCGGCGTGCAGGATGCCTGGCCGGTGGTGACGGAGCCCTTCACCCAGTGGGTGGTCGAGGACCGCTTCCCCGCCGGCCGTCCGGCCTGGGAGGCGGTAGGGGTCGAACTGGTCGCAGACGTCCATCCCTATGAGACGATGAAGCTGCGGCTGCTGAACGGCAGCCACTCCACCATCGCCTATCTGGGCTATCTGGCAGGTTACGAGACGGTGTCGGACACCATGGCCGACCCGGCCTTCGCCACGCTGGTCCGCAACCTGATGGACCGGGAGACTGGACCGACCCTGCACATGCCGCCCGGTGCGGATATGGAGCAGTACAAGGACGCGCTGGTCACCCGCTTCCGCAATCCGGCGCTGCGCCACCGCACCTGGCAGATTGCCATGGACGGCACGCAGAAGCTGCCGCAGCGGCTGCTGAACCCGATCCGCGACCGGCTGGCCGCTGGAGAATCCATCGATCGGCTGGCCTTGGCAGTCGCCGCCTGGATGCGCTACGTCGCCGGCACCGACGAGAAGGGCCAGCCCATCGACGTGCGTGATCCACTGGCCGCCAAGCTGGCGGAGATTGCAGCGGCCACCGTCGGGAAACCCGACCAGTTGGCCGAGGCGCTGTTCGGCCTGATCGCCGTGTTCGGCGAGGATCTGCCGCGCGACCCGCGCTTCACCGCCCCGGTCATCGCCGCGCTCAAGCGCCTGTTCGCCGATGGCGCCCGCGCTGTCGTCGCGGCGACCGCCTGA
- a CDS encoding Zn-dependent oxidoreductase, with the protein MVALTVEKPHVLALRPENAPAAGPVKAGEVLVRVQRAGICGSDLHIYHGSNPFAVYPRVIGHEFAGTVEAIGDGVTNVAVGDHVVVDPVVSCGRCYACRAGRTNVCANLEVFGVHRDGGFRNHVMVPAANAIKVRSDLPISIAALAEPLSIAANVLSRTGIAADDTLLVYGAGTVGLTIVQVAKLHGARCIVADLDDKRLERAKEFGADVVLNSSRVSVPDAVRDENDGLGPTVVIDGAGVPALLEEACRLASPAARIGLLGFSPAPCNISQQEIVKKELTLVGSRLNRRLLPQVIEWLESGKLQPAAMITQVFPIADAASAFSLIETDPSSTIKVQLDFES; encoded by the coding sequence GTGGTTGCCCTGACCGTCGAAAAGCCGCATGTGCTGGCGCTCCGCCCCGAAAACGCCCCTGCCGCCGGGCCGGTCAAGGCCGGCGAGGTGCTGGTCCGCGTCCAGCGCGCCGGCATCTGCGGATCGGACCTCCACATCTACCACGGTTCCAACCCCTTCGCGGTCTACCCCCGCGTGATCGGGCACGAGTTCGCCGGCACGGTCGAGGCAATCGGCGACGGCGTGACCAATGTTGCGGTCGGCGACCATGTCGTGGTCGATCCGGTGGTGTCCTGCGGCCGCTGCTATGCCTGCCGCGCCGGGCGCACCAATGTCTGCGCCAATCTGGAGGTGTTCGGCGTCCATCGCGACGGTGGCTTCCGCAACCATGTAATGGTGCCGGCCGCCAACGCGATCAAGGTGCGCTCCGACCTGCCGATCTCGATCGCCGCATTGGCGGAGCCGCTGTCCATCGCCGCCAACGTGCTGTCGCGCACCGGCATCGCTGCCGACGACACGCTGCTCGTTTATGGCGCCGGCACGGTCGGGCTGACGATCGTGCAGGTCGCCAAGCTGCATGGTGCCCGCTGCATCGTCGCCGATCTGGATGACAAGCGGCTTGAGCGGGCGAAGGAGTTCGGCGCCGATGTCGTCCTCAACTCGTCGCGCGTGTCGGTGCCAGACGCTGTACGCGACGAGAATGACGGGCTCGGCCCCACCGTGGTGATCGACGGCGCCGGCGTGCCGGCCCTGCTGGAGGAGGCCTGCCGCCTTGCCAGCCCGGCCGCGCGCATCGGCCTGCTCGGCTTCTCGCCGGCTCCCTGCAACATCAGCCAGCAGGAGATCGTGAAGAAGGAGCTGACGCTGGTCGGCTCGCGGCTGAACCGCCGCCTGCTGCCGCAGGTCATCGAGTGGCTGGAGAGCGGCAAGCTGCAACCGGCGGCGATGATCACCCAGGTCTTCCCGATCGCCGACGCGGCGAGCGCCTTCTCGCTGATCGAGACCGACCCGTCCAGCACGATCAAGGTCCAGCTCGACTTCGAAAGCTGA
- a CDS encoding TRAP transporter substrate-binding protein, whose translation MNSKTPISRRTLAKSIGLGAGIAAGATLLGGIAAPAIVRAQAKTTLKLGHLANEDNVWHKASLVFAEEVAKRTNGAVEVKVFPNEQLGKETDLIKGIQLGTIDFTITGESLQNWAPAAALLAVPYAIRDLDHLDKVVTGEPGRKIAESIEQKTQLVPLTYFARGPRNLTSKRPIKSPDDLNGLKMRVPNVPLFVSFWQGLGAKPTPMAFSEVFTGLQNDTIEAQENPLALIKSASFYEVQKYVNQTEHVISWIYLVGGSKKLGKLPAEQRAAIMEAAKAAQAAERKLFIEDETKLAADLKAKGMEFIAVDKAAFAEKGRPAVVAALSPEIKPIYDEILAVK comes from the coding sequence ATGAACAGCAAGACCCCGATCTCGCGCCGCACGCTGGCCAAGAGCATCGGCCTCGGCGCCGGCATCGCCGCCGGCGCGACGCTGCTGGGCGGCATCGCCGCGCCGGCAATCGTCCGCGCCCAGGCGAAGACGACGCTGAAGCTCGGCCACCTCGCCAACGAGGACAATGTCTGGCACAAGGCCTCGCTGGTCTTCGCCGAGGAAGTGGCGAAGCGCACCAACGGCGCGGTCGAGGTCAAGGTGTTCCCCAACGAGCAGCTCGGCAAGGAAACCGACCTGATCAAGGGCATCCAGCTGGGCACCATCGACTTCACCATCACCGGTGAGTCGCTACAGAACTGGGCGCCGGCTGCAGCACTGCTGGCGGTGCCCTACGCCATCCGCGACCTGGATCACCTGGACAAGGTCGTGACCGGTGAACCGGGCAGGAAGATCGCCGAATCGATCGAGCAGAAGACCCAACTGGTCCCGCTGACCTATTTCGCCCGCGGCCCCCGCAATCTGACCAGCAAGCGCCCGATCAAGTCACCGGACGATCTGAACGGCCTGAAGATGCGCGTTCCCAACGTGCCGCTGTTCGTGTCCTTCTGGCAGGGTCTGGGCGCCAAGCCGACGCCGATGGCCTTCTCGGAGGTCTTCACCGGCCTCCAGAACGACACCATCGAGGCGCAGGAAAACCCGCTGGCGCTGATCAAGTCGGCGAGCTTCTACGAGGTCCAGAAGTATGTGAACCAGACGGAGCACGTCATCAGTTGGATCTATCTGGTCGGCGGGTCGAAGAAGCTGGGCAAGCTGCCGGCCGAACAGCGCGCCGCCATCATGGAGGCCGCCAAGGCGGCGCAGGCCGCCGAGCGCAAGCTGTTCATCGAGGATGAGACCAAGCTTGCCGCCGACCTTAAGGCCAAGGGCATGGAGTTCATCGCCGTCGACAAGGCCGCCTTCGCCGAGAAGGGCCGCCCGGCCGTGGTCGCGGCGCTGTCGCCGGAAATCAAGCCGATCTACGACGAAATCCTCGCGGTGAAGTGA
- a CDS encoding TRAP transporter small permease, with translation MRNAFAALVSAISALCRWGTLAAIGVLIVVVTIQVLGRIPGFPSPPWTEEVARFALVHLVAFSCGLALLRGELVNVDMFILLLPKPMQTAVARLVDVAILVFAIAIIPGAWDYVVGSIGERARSINVPMIWVYIVTLIIPVSLAFFSIARLAGLGRDSAPPSHGETV, from the coding sequence ATGCGCAACGCCTTTGCCGCCCTGGTATCGGCCATATCCGCCCTTTGTCGCTGGGGTACCCTGGCGGCCATCGGCGTCCTCATCGTCGTGGTGACCATCCAGGTGCTGGGACGTATTCCCGGCTTTCCCTCGCCGCCCTGGACGGAGGAGGTGGCCCGCTTCGCGCTGGTCCATCTCGTCGCCTTTTCCTGCGGTCTGGCGCTGCTGCGCGGCGAGCTGGTGAACGTCGACATGTTCATCCTGCTGCTGCCCAAGCCAATGCAGACCGCCGTGGCCCGGCTGGTCGACGTGGCGATCCTGGTCTTCGCCATCGCGATCATCCCCGGCGCCTGGGATTATGTCGTCGGCAGCATCGGCGAACGGGCGCGGTCCATCAACGTCCCGATGATCTGGGTCTATATCGTGACGCTGATCATCCCGGTCTCGCTCGCTTTCTTCTCGATTGCCCGGCTGGCCGGGCTCGGGCGCGATTCAGCCCCGCCCAGCCATGGGGAAACCGTCTGA
- a CDS encoding TRAP transporter large permease — MVTALFVTFAVLLILGAPVGIALGGASAVYLVGSDIDLAVVPQFMYAGMDSFVLLCIPGFVLAGNLMNGGGITDQIVLFSNRLVGHIRGGLGLANVTGSMVFAGISGTAVAETASIGAVMIPAMRKSGYDAPFAAAVTAAASTVGPIIPPSVPMIIVGTLTGLSVGKMFMAGAVPGLLLGLGMMLTVWILARVRNYPREPWQGFGALVRASRGAFWALLMTAIILFGIVGGYFTPTEASIVAALYAFVIGLFVYKGFKLRQLPGILLESAIGAGGLILLVGLANVFGWILTSEQIPQAIAASMLALTTNKYLIILLINILLLIVGTFMETIAALIILFPPLLAVATQVGIDPIHFATFAVLNLMIGLTTPPVGVCLFVAANIAKISLGAITKAIWPFLLCNILILFLVSYIPALSLWLPSLLFR; from the coding sequence ATGGTCACCGCACTGTTCGTCACCTTCGCCGTCCTGCTGATCCTGGGCGCACCGGTGGGTATCGCCCTGGGCGGCGCCTCGGCGGTCTATCTGGTCGGCAGCGACATCGACCTCGCCGTGGTTCCCCAGTTCATGTATGCGGGCATGGACAGCTTCGTCCTGCTCTGCATCCCCGGCTTCGTGCTGGCTGGCAACCTGATGAACGGCGGCGGCATCACCGACCAGATCGTGCTGTTCAGCAACCGTCTGGTCGGCCATATCCGCGGCGGCCTCGGTCTCGCCAACGTCACCGGGTCGATGGTGTTCGCCGGCATCTCCGGCACCGCGGTGGCGGAAACGGCCTCCATCGGCGCGGTGATGATCCCGGCGATGCGCAAGTCCGGCTACGACGCGCCCTTCGCCGCAGCGGTGACCGCCGCCGCCTCCACCGTCGGGCCGATCATCCCGCCCAGCGTGCCGATGATCATCGTCGGCACCCTGACCGGCCTGTCGGTCGGCAAGATGTTCATGGCCGGCGCCGTTCCGGGCCTGCTGCTGGGTCTCGGCATGATGCTGACGGTCTGGATCCTGGCGCGGGTGCGCAACTACCCGCGCGAGCCCTGGCAGGGCTTCGGCGCGCTGGTCCGTGCCAGCCGCGGCGCCTTCTGGGCGCTGCTGATGACGGCGATCATCCTGTTCGGCATCGTCGGCGGTTATTTCACCCCGACCGAGGCGTCCATCGTCGCGGCGCTCTACGCCTTCGTCATCGGGCTGTTCGTCTACAAGGGCTTCAAGCTGCGTCAGCTGCCCGGCATCCTGCTGGAAAGCGCCATCGGGGCGGGCGGCCTGATCCTGCTGGTCGGCCTCGCCAACGTCTTCGGCTGGATCCTGACCAGCGAGCAGATTCCGCAGGCCATCGCCGCCTCGATGCTGGCGCTGACCACCAACAAGTATCTGATCATCCTGCTGATCAACATCCTGCTGCTGATCGTCGGCACCTTCATGGAGACGATCGCGGCACTGATCATTCTGTTTCCGCCGTTGCTGGCGGTGGCGACCCAGGTCGGCATCGACCCGATCCATTTCGCCACCTTCGCCGTGCTGAATCTGATGATCGGCCTGACCACCCCGCCGGTCGGCGTCTGCCTGTTCGTTGCCGCCAACATCGCGAAGATCTCGCTGGGGGCCATCACCAAGGCGATCTGGCCCTTCCTGCTCTGCAACATCCTGATCCTGTTCCTGGTCTCCTACATCCCGGCCCTGTCGCTGTGGCTGCCGAGCCTGCTTTTCCGCTGA
- the uxuA gene encoding mannonate dehydratase, with translation MEQSWRWFGPEDAIKLNHIRQAGATGVVTALHHIPYGVVWSVEEIQKRKAMIESDEELGLSWTVTESLPVHEAIKIGEGDLTELFDNYRQSMRNLAACGVTTICYNFMPVLDWTRTELAAALPGGGTSLRFNAHEHAAFDVYMLERPGAEADHSPEVLAKAKEWFDRSSESDRAKLLTNIMAGLPGAYDRYDIPGLRKMIARFNGMTADGLRETLARFLREVIPTAEEVGIRMAIHPDDPPRPLFGLPRVVSTEDDLAHLINAVKSPNNGLTFCTGSLGAGQTNDVPAMAKRFVEDIHFVHLRNVAKEPDGSFEEADHLGGDVDMVSVVTTLLEEQKRRQDAGNDNWRLPFRPDHGHELLDDIGKPTHPGYPMIGRLRGLAEIRGVMTAVAQMKQLPV, from the coding sequence ATGGAACAATCCTGGCGCTGGTTCGGTCCCGAAGACGCGATCAAGCTGAACCACATCCGCCAAGCCGGCGCCACCGGCGTGGTCACCGCCCTGCATCATATCCCCTACGGCGTGGTCTGGTCGGTCGAAGAGATCCAGAAGCGCAAGGCGATGATCGAGTCCGACGAGGAACTCGGCCTCAGCTGGACCGTCACCGAAAGCCTGCCGGTGCACGAGGCGATCAAGATCGGCGAGGGCGACCTGACCGAGCTGTTCGACAATTACCGTCAGTCGATGCGCAACCTCGCCGCCTGCGGCGTGACGACCATCTGCTACAACTTCATGCCGGTGCTGGACTGGACGCGGACCGAGCTGGCGGCGGCGCTGCCGGGCGGCGGCACCTCGCTGCGCTTCAACGCCCATGAGCATGCCGCCTTCGACGTCTACATGCTGGAGCGTCCGGGCGCCGAGGCGGACCACTCGCCGGAGGTTCTCGCCAAGGCCAAGGAATGGTTCGACCGCTCGTCCGAAAGCGACCGGGCCAAGCTGCTGACCAACATCATGGCCGGCCTGCCGGGCGCCTATGACCGTTACGACATCCCCGGCCTGCGCAAGATGATCGCGCGCTTCAACGGCATGACCGCCGATGGCCTGCGCGAGACGCTGGCCCGCTTCCTGCGCGAGGTGATCCCGACGGCGGAAGAGGTCGGCATCCGCATGGCGATCCACCCCGACGACCCGCCCCGCCCGCTGTTCGGTCTGCCCCGCGTGGTCAGCACCGAGGACGACCTCGCCCACCTGATCAACGCGGTCAAGTCGCCCAACAACGGCCTGACCTTCTGCACCGGCTCGCTGGGCGCCGGCCAGACCAACGACGTGCCCGCGATGGCCAAGCGCTTCGTCGAGGACATCCACTTCGTCCATCTTCGCAACGTCGCCAAGGAGCCGGACGGGTCCTTCGAGGAGGCCGACCATCTCGGCGGCGATGTCGACATGGTGTCGGTCGTCACCACCCTGCTGGAGGAGCAGAAGCGCCGCCAGGACGCCGGCAACGACAACTGGCGCCTGCCCTTCCGCCCCGACCACGGCCATGAGCTGCTGGACGACATCGGCAAGCCGACCCACCCCGGCTATCCGATGATCGGCCGCCTGCGCGGTCTGGCCGAAATCCGCGGCGTGATGACCGCCGTCGCGCAGATGAAGCAGCTTCCGGTGTGA
- a CDS encoding sigma-54-dependent Fis family transcriptional regulator, whose product MTETARNNPRNEAETVAAPLEADAFAGNAALLRSRAIPSLFEALETQSEGTVAVDRDARVVWINAKYARMLGISDPAEAIGREVEEIIPHSQMRHVLATGQPILLDLMLFGTQRLVVTRFPLTDDAGAVIGAVGFVLYDSLHRLKPLLAELSRLEAELAATKRRLDEGRQPRYTLQSYVGDSPVCLEVKRKARLAARSDAPILLLGETGTGKELIAQAIHGLSARSGRSFVGVNVAAIPETLLEAEFFGAVPGAYTGMDRRGREGRFKTADGGTLFLDEIGDMPLGLQAKLLRALQEQEIEPLGSDRPVKVDVRVIAATNVDLEQRIRDGRFRSDLYYRLNVLPIRLPALAEMGGGLEAIAESILQEIAARGGLPLRGLTPEAVEALGRHRWPGNVRELRNVLERACLLTENRRLTAADLAEALPDLGETAPVKPNPTFVPAIAGAERPSPPLPGYGDAFDEFERGLLGRALAAHGGRAAEAARALGISRAAFYKKLARLGMRAGG is encoded by the coding sequence GTGACGGAAACGGCGCGGAACAACCCACGCAACGAGGCGGAGACGGTGGCCGCCCCCTTGGAGGCTGATGCCTTCGCCGGCAATGCCGCGTTGCTGCGCAGCCGCGCCATCCCGTCGCTGTTCGAGGCGCTGGAAACCCAGTCCGAGGGCACGGTGGCGGTCGACCGCGACGCGCGTGTGGTATGGATCAACGCCAAATATGCCCGCATGCTCGGCATCTCCGACCCCGCCGAGGCCATTGGCCGCGAGGTGGAGGAGATCATCCCCCATTCGCAGATGCGCCATGTACTGGCGACCGGCCAGCCGATCCTGCTCGACCTGATGCTGTTCGGAACACAGCGGCTGGTTGTGACCCGCTTTCCGCTGACCGACGATGCCGGTGCGGTGATCGGCGCCGTTGGCTTCGTCCTCTATGACAGCCTGCACCGGCTGAAGCCCCTGCTTGCCGAACTGTCGCGGTTGGAGGCCGAACTGGCGGCGACCAAGCGCCGGCTCGACGAGGGACGGCAGCCGCGCTACACGCTGCAAAGCTACGTCGGCGACAGCCCGGTCTGCCTGGAGGTCAAGCGCAAGGCGCGGCTCGCCGCCCGCAGCGACGCGCCGATCCTGCTGCTGGGCGAGACCGGCACCGGCAAGGAACTGATCGCTCAGGCTATCCATGGCCTGTCGGCGCGCAGCGGCCGCTCCTTCGTCGGCGTCAATGTGGCGGCGATCCCGGAAACGCTGCTGGAGGCGGAATTCTTCGGCGCGGTGCCCGGCGCCTATACCGGAATGGACCGGCGTGGGCGGGAAGGGCGCTTCAAGACAGCGGACGGCGGCACCCTTTTCCTCGACGAGATCGGCGACATGCCGCTGGGGCTTCAGGCCAAGCTGCTGCGCGCCTTGCAGGAGCAGGAGATCGAGCCGCTGGGATCGGACCGGCCGGTGAAGGTCGATGTGCGGGTGATTGCCGCTACCAATGTCGATCTGGAGCAGCGGATCCGCGACGGCCGCTTCCGCTCGGATCTCTATTACCGGCTGAACGTGCTGCCAATCCGCCTGCCGGCCCTGGCGGAGATGGGGGGCGGGCTGGAGGCCATTGCGGAATCGATCCTACAGGAGATCGCCGCCCGCGGCGGTCTTCCGCTGCGTGGCCTGACACCGGAAGCGGTCGAGGCGCTGGGCCGGCACCGTTGGCCCGGCAATGTGCGCGAGCTGCGCAACGTGCTGGAGCGCGCCTGCCTGCTGACCGAGAACCGCCGCCTGACCGCCGCCGACCTTGCCGAAGCGCTGCCGGATCTGGGCGAAACGGCACCGGTAAAGCCTAATCCCACGTTCGTTCCGGCAATCGCCGGTGCGGAGCGGCCATCTCCGCCCCTGCCGGGCTATGGCGACGCCTTCGACGAGTTCGAGCGCGGGCTGCTCGGCCGTGCCCTTGCCGCCCATGGCGGCCGAGCGGCGGAGGCGGCACGGGCGCTCGGAATTTCCCGCGCCGCCTTCTATAAGAAGCTCGCCCGTCTGGGGATGCGCGCCGGCGGGTGA
- a CDS encoding histidine kinase N-terminal 7TM domain-containing protein: MLSLPALLLLAAVVASLWTAWRSWALPPFPGRFNFVAMQLSASWWATAAAMEAILPAPADKLFWAEMAWFGIVCTPSFWALFLWSYTREELSARWRLVPVAVGTLTWVAALTNDAHRLIYTAVRPISDEPGAALHYSHGLLFFVVTIYLYAFMVMSIVVTASGIHRATSAYRTHYLGFLVAMAVPWVANVGYVTGNLTFFDLEPTPFSFLLMGAVFYWLITRRRLFVLLPVARDALLDAVPDPVLVLDSDGTVVEANPAALALVRDGTPLGRRLAELPGLLALDGLEDTLPVPLTLENGGCPDGGPRSFEATRVPLTSGNVAARRGARKVGCLLMLRDVTHRRQAELRLEDTVRRLDLARLEAEERLAAEQEAKRALNGFLSMAAHEFKTPLAIIDGAAQLLLMDAEVKAPGMLPRLEKIRRAVRRQINILETCLADDRLNNPDFALRHDRLALPALLRAAASAQSDAAPGRRIELDLDACPPWLTGDGPMLELCVHNLLNNALKYSSPGTPVRLRGREETGADGPWLALSITDQGIGIPDGEREQVFDRFFRASNTGTAAGSGVGLNMVRRIAALHGGTVTVDSRLGEGSVFTLRIPLCEETLCEDGMAGMPAE; encoded by the coding sequence ATGCTGAGCCTGCCAGCACTCCTTCTGCTTGCCGCGGTGGTGGCGAGTTTGTGGACGGCTTGGCGCAGCTGGGCCCTGCCGCCCTTCCCGGGACGATTCAACTTCGTGGCGATGCAGCTGTCGGCCTCCTGGTGGGCGACAGCCGCGGCGATGGAAGCCATCCTTCCGGCCCCGGCGGACAAGCTGTTCTGGGCCGAGATGGCGTGGTTCGGCATCGTCTGCACCCCCAGCTTCTGGGCGCTGTTCCTGTGGTCCTACACACGGGAGGAGTTGTCGGCGCGCTGGCGGCTGGTGCCGGTGGCGGTTGGGACGCTGACCTGGGTGGCGGCGCTGACCAACGATGCCCACCGGCTGATATACACCGCCGTCCGGCCGATCAGCGACGAGCCGGGGGCCGCCCTGCACTACAGCCACGGCCTGCTGTTCTTCGTCGTCACCATCTATCTCTACGCCTTCATGGTGATGAGCATCGTCGTCACCGCCAGCGGCATCCACAGGGCCACGTCGGCCTACCGCACCCATTACCTGGGTTTCCTGGTGGCGATGGCGGTGCCGTGGGTCGCGAATGTCGGCTATGTCACCGGCAACCTGACTTTCTTCGACCTCGAACCCACCCCCTTCAGCTTCCTGCTGATGGGTGCGGTTTTCTACTGGCTGATCACCCGGCGGCGCCTGTTCGTCCTGCTGCCGGTCGCCCGCGACGCCCTGCTCGACGCGGTGCCCGACCCGGTGCTGGTGCTGGATTCCGACGGCACCGTGGTGGAAGCGAATCCGGCCGCTTTGGCGCTGGTGCGCGACGGCACGCCGCTCGGCCGCCGGCTGGCCGAACTTCCCGGACTGTTGGCGCTCGACGGATTGGAGGACACCCTGCCGGTGCCGCTGACGCTGGAGAACGGGGGGTGCCCGGACGGTGGTCCACGAAGCTTCGAAGCGACCCGGGTGCCGCTCACCTCCGGCAATGTCGCCGCGCGGAGAGGCGCGCGCAAGGTCGGCTGCCTGCTGATGCTGCGCGATGTCACCCACCGCCGCCAGGCCGAGTTGCGGCTGGAGGACACCGTGCGCCGCCTCGACCTCGCCCGGCTGGAGGCCGAGGAGCGGCTGGCGGCGGAACAGGAGGCGAAACGGGCGCTGAACGGCTTCCTGTCGATGGCGGCGCACGAGTTCAAGACCCCGCTCGCCATCATCGACGGCGCGGCACAGCTTCTGCTGATGGATGCTGAGGTGAAGGCCCCCGGCATGTTGCCGCGCCTGGAGAAGATCCGCCGTGCCGTGCGCCGCCAGATCAACATCCTTGAAACCTGCCTGGCTGACGACCGGTTGAACAACCCCGACTTCGCCCTGCGCCATGACAGGCTGGCGTTGCCGGCCCTGCTGCGCGCCGCCGCCTCGGCCCAGAGCGACGCCGCACCCGGACGGCGCATCGAACTGGATCTGGACGCCTGTCCGCCCTGGCTGACGGGCGACGGCCCGATGCTGGAATTGTGCGTCCACAACCTGCTGAACAACGCGCTGAAATATTCCTCACCGGGCACACCGGTCCGGCTGCGGGGCCGGGAAGAGACTGGCGCGGATGGGCCGTGGCTGGCGCTGTCGATCACCGATCAGGGCATCGGCATTCCGGACGGCGAGCGCGAGCAGGTTTTCGACCGCTTCTTCCGTGCCTCGAACACCGGAACGGCGGCGGGAAGCGGCGTCGGACTGAACATGGTCCGGCGCATTGCCGCCTTGCATGGCGGCACCGTGACGGTGGACAGCCGGCTTGGCGAGGGCAGCGTCTTCACTCTGCGCATCCCGCTCTGCGAGGAGACGCTCTGCGAGGACGGGATGGCCGGCATGCCGGCGGAGTAA